One Hyphomonadaceae bacterium BL14 genomic window, GGCTCAAAGCCGGGCGCCAGCGCGCCATGGATCTCGATGCTCATGGGAGCGGGCTAGCGCGCCGCGCGCCCCAGTGCAAGCGGGCGTGCAAGCCAGTGTGCAAGCGGGTGTGCGAGCGCGCTTACGCCCAGATCGCCATGCGCAGGCCGCGCGCGTCGCGCGGCGGGTCCTCAGGCACGTACAATGCCGCTCCCGCCGCGATGCGCTGTGCCGTCAAAAGGCACAGGCCGGCATCAATGAGATCATCGGGCGCGGCCTGGGCCTTCCTGAACGGATGCGGCTCGAACAGGTTCGCCGCCAGACCATGGGCGGCCAGCAGGGCCAGCCGCTCAGCCCGGCCTTCGGGCGTTTTCTTGCTATGGATTGCCGGCGCGCCGGTGAGGGCGGCGATGGTTGTCTCAGGGTGGGTCTCAAATACGCAGCCTTCGAGCAAGGGCGTCATCGCCGCGTCGATTTCCAGAATCTTTTTGAACAGGGCAAAGGACTGGGCGGCCACGCCCTTGCCTCCGGCGGCCCGGTTCAGCGCATCGGCCTCGGCGCGGGTGCGCCCCTCAAACGCTGCGCGCAGGGGCGTGGGAAAGATGGAGCTGCGCCGCGCGCCCAGCATGGCCTTCGCCGCCCGCTCGCAGGCACGCCCGCCCAATCCGTCGGGCTCCGGGCGCTCGGGCAGGCCAATGGGCATGTCCACGGCGATGATCTGGGCGCCGGTGTCCAGCGCCTCGGCAAAGCTCGCAAAAAACCCCACGCGCAGCGCTTCGATCCCGTTCATGTCCGCCATCACCCCGATCCAGCCGCCGGGACAGCCGTCCAGCCCCATGGCGAAGGCGGGCCGCCGTGCGCCCGCGCGCCCGGTCTGCCCGGCGGGCGCGGGTGTGAAGGGGGCCGGGTCCGTCAGGCTGTCCTGCGAGATTGCCAGCGCCGGGGCACCCGCCGGGGTCCGGCTCAGCACATGGCTGACCCGTCCGGCTGCGGTCCGGGCGGCGCCGGCCCAGCTTGCGCCGGACAGCCGCGCCGCCAGAGCGCTGGCGGCGAACAGATCGCCCGTGCCATTGGGTGTGCGCGATCCGGCACCGAGGCGGGCGGTCTCGAAACCCACCGCTGGCTGGCTGCCCTCCAGCACCAGCACGCCCAGCCTGTCCGGCCCGGCAGGCGACGAGGTGATCAGGGCCGCCGGTGCCAGCCCGCGCGCCGCCGTCCCGGCCTCTTGCGTCGTCGTGATGGGCCGGCCCGCGAGCCAGGCCAGTTCGAACACATTGGGCGTGATCAAGTCGGCCAGCGGGATCAGGCGCGTGGCGATGCCCATGGCCGTGGCCCGCGGCACATACAGCCCGTCATCGCGCCCGTCCGGGGTGCCGTCGCCCATAATCGGGTCGACCATGACCAGAAGGCCCGGGTTCTGCGCCCGCGCGCCCGCTATGAAGCGCGCCGCAGCCTCGGCCTGACCGGGGCTTGCCATATAGCCGGTCAGGATGGCGCGGGCTATGCCCGGCACCCCCGTAGCGGCCAGCGCATCCAGCAGGCTTGCGAAATCGGCGTCCGGCAGCGCCGCCCCGCCTGTGGGGCCCAGCCCCGGATGACGGCCGAAATTGACGGTGGGTGCCAGGCAGGTCTCGATCCCCGCGCCATGCAGGACACGCACGCTGAGGCTCCCGCCCACCGGGCTGCCAGCCAGCTGGGAGCTGATCACGATCACCGTGCCAATGTCGCGCTTGGCGGGGGCGGGCTGAAGCGGGCGGCTGGCGCGGGTCATGCTGGTCTTGTAAGGCTTGCAGTCATGACTGGCGAGCCGTCATCCATGCTTTACCCGCGGCGTTTGCGCTCGGCGCTTTACACGCCCGGTGACCGTCCGCGCGCCATCGCGAAAGCTGCAGGGCTGGATGCGGACGCCCTGATCCTCGATCTGGAAGACGCCGTGGCGCCGGACCGCAAGGCCGAAGCCCGCGCCGCCGCGCCGGACGCCATCGCGGCGTTTCGCCAGGCCGGGCGGTATAGCGTGCTGCGCATCCATGCGCCGGGCGACCGGGAAACCGCTGCCGACCTGCCCTGCGTGGCCGCGGCACAATCCGATGCGGTGCTGGTGGCAAAGGCCGAGGATTGCGGCGCGCTGGCCGATCTGCGCTCGGGCCTGACCTCTGCCGGCTGGTGCGGCCGGCTCTGGCTGATGATCGAAACCCCGCGCGGCGTGTTCCTGGCCGAGCAATTGGCCACCGCGCCGGGCCTGGCGCAGGCGCTGGGCGTGTCGGTGCTGGTGGCGGGCGGCAATGATCTGGCCGAAGGCCTGCGCCTGCCTGCCGGCTCCGCCCGGCGCGCCGGTCTGGTGCCGCATCTGGCCCGGCTGGTGCTGGCGGCGCGCGCGGCGGACCTGGCTGTGCTCGACGGGGTGTATAACGCCCATACCGACGCGGCGGGGTTCATTGAAGAGGCGCAGGAGGCGCGCGCGCTGGGCTTTGACGGCAAGACGCTGATCCATCCCGCCCAGATCGATCCGTGCCATGCAGCCTTCAGGCCCGGCGCGGATGAAATCGCGCACGCGCGCGCCATCATCGCCGCCTTTGACGATCCTGCCAGCGCCGGGCGCGGTGCCATCGCGGTCGATGGCGTGATGGCAGAGCGCCTGCATCTGGATGCCGCCCGCGCCCTGTTGGCTGCCGCAGAGCCCGGCGAGAAAGGCTGAAAATCCATGGAAATCTGGCACAATCCGCGCTGCTCGAAATCACGCGAGGCGCTCGCGCTCCTGCGCGGGACAGGCATTGATCCCGAGGTGCGCCTCTATCTCGACCGGCCGCCCACAGTGGCCGAGCTGGACTCCGTCATCGCCGCGCTGGGGCTTGCCTGCGCCCACGACCTGATCCGCACAGGCGAGCCGGATTACAAGGCGGCCGGCCTGTCACGCGGCTGCAGTGACGCCGAGTTGATCGCCGCCATGGCCGCCCATCCCAAGCTCATCGAACGCCCGATCCTGATTGACAGCGGCCTCGCCGTGATCGGCCGCCCGCCCGAGCGGGTGATGGAGCTGGTTTAGGGTGGCTCCTGGCAGGTCGGGACACCAATACGTTTGTTTTCCCGGCCGACCGCAGGGAGCGCCGGGACCCATCCACCGATCATCTCCGCTTGTCGAGGCGGCTCAATCCTGTGGGGATGGGTCCCGGGTCGGCTACGCCGCCCGGGAAAACAGGATTGCAGCGAACAGGAGCTGCCCCCTCACCCCGCGCCGCACGCCTTGCAATCGGGATCGCGGTGCAGGCGCACGGTGCGGGCGCGGCCTGACAGGCCGTCATGGATGACAAGGCGCCCGATCAGCGGCTCGCCCGCGCCGGTGATCAGCTTGATGGCTTCCAGTGCCATCAGCGATCCGATCACCCCCGTCAGCGCCCCGACAATACCGGCCTCAGCGCAGGTCTCCGCATCGGGCGGACTGTCCGGTACCCAGCATTGATAGCAGGGCGCGTCCGGTGCCCGATGCGGCGCGAACACGCCTACCTGCCCGTCCCAACGCCCTACCGCGCCGGACACCAGCGGAATACGGGCGGCCAGCGCGGCGCGGTTCACAGCGAAGCGGGTCGCAAAATCATCGCAGCCGTCCAACACCAGGTCGGCGCCCGCCAACAGGCCGGGCAAGGTCGCATCATCGGCGGCGAGGACGCGCGCATCAATGTCCAGCGAGGGGTCGAGATCGGTCAGCGCCTCGGCGGCGCGCTCGGCTTTGCGCCGCCCCACATCCTGCGTCCGGTACAGGATCTGGCGCTGGAGATTGTCCAGGCTCACCACATCGGGCTCGGCGATGCGGATCGCGCCGACCCCCGCCGCAGCCAGATACAGCGCCGCCGGCGCCCCCAGCCCACCCGCGCCGATGATCACGATCCGCGCACGCGACAGGCGCTGCTGGCCGGGGCCGCCGATCTCCTTCAGCAGGATATGGCGGGCATGGCGGACGGAATGGACGGGCAAGGGGTGTCTCCTGTTGGCCGCGCGTCAGTCAGCTTGGGTTCAGCCTTGCTGTCTAGGCTTATGACGGCGATAACACAGTCCATAGCCTTCAGGAGAGGTCCCATGCGTCACATTCTGATCCTCGCGGCAAGCGCGCTGGCGCTGGCAGGCTGCGCCACCTCGGAAGGCTACCGCCAGCAGACCGAGCAGTTTCTGGGTGCCCATTCCGACACGCTGGTCCTGGAATATGGCTCGCCGCGGGCGCGCGACCGCCTGTCAGACGGCTCGGAAGTATGGACCTATCTGTCGCGTGAACAGCGCTATCAGTCGGGCGGCTACCGCTCCATCCCGCGCGAGCGGCGCATCAGCTACCGCGATGAGCAAGGCCGCGTGCGCGAGCGTATCGAGCAATATACCGACACCGTCTACGAGCCGCCGCGCGAATGGACGGTGCAGTGCGAAACCCGCTTCGTGATCGCGCCCGACCGCCGCGTGGTGGATTTCCGCTTCCAGGGCGAGGGCTGCATCGCGCCGGAGATTTACTGAAGAGAGGCTTTTCGCTCCCTTCCCCCTAAGGGAAGGGCGGGCAGCCCCATAAAGCCTGCTTTCCCGGGCGAGCGGAGCGAGACCCGGACCCATCCACCGATGCTTTCCGCCGCCTGTGCCGCCCAGACTTCGCGAGATGGGTCCCGGATATTTGCTGACGCAAATTCCGGGAAAGCACGGCTCTGCACCCAACCCCGCCTTGTCTTGGCGAAACCCGGACCCGCCAAAGCCGTTCGCAGATTCACAGAGTGAATGCGAGTGCCCGCCCTCACGCAAAAGTACTTTACATCGCAAAGTGCATCATGATATCCAGTCCTCAAGCCCGGCGATCCAGCCTGGCGCATAGTTGAGGAAAGGACACACGATCATGACGGCACGCGACACAAATCCCTCGGGCGACGACCTCGCCTATCTCAGCGCCATCGCCCGCTCGGGCGAGGATGCGCCGCTGCTCGGCGGGCGGTTTCTGATTTGGTGGGCGGGGCTCACCAGCCTGGTCATCCTGGCCCACTGGGCGTCCATGATGGGCTTTGGCCCGCTCGGCACCGGGGCGGTCTGGCCGCTCTGGATCGGCTATATCGTGATCGGCTCGGCCGGACAGGCGGTCCTGGTTTACTCCATCCGCCACAAGCCGGGTCAGGGTGCGCCGGCCAACCGCACTGAAGCCGCCGTCTGGATGAGCGCCGGCCTGGGCATTGGCGCGATCTTTCTGGGTGTCGTGGCAGGCGTGCAGGGCGGGCTGCTGCAGCCGGTGTATTTCAACGTCCTCCTGCCGGTCGCGCTGGCGGCTTACGGGACAGCCTGGATGACGGTGGCGCAGGTGTCGCGCCGGGTCGGGCTGTATGCGCCCGCCTTGCTGGCCTTTGCCGGTGCCGGTGCAGGCATGGCGTTCGCGGCGACCCACTGGGTCTATCCGGTTGCGGCGCTGGCGCTGTTCGGGTCGTCTGTGCTGCCGGGCTTTGTGATGCTGCGCAGCGAGCCGCGGAGCCTGAGCTGATGGGCGCGTTCGATCCACAGGGGCTCGATGACGTCATCCACGGCAAGCTGCGCCTGGCGGTGATGAGCTATCTGTCCGCGGTGGACGATGCCAGCTTCACCGAGCTGCGCGAACGCACCGGCGCCAGCGACGGCAATCTCTCGGTTCAGCTGCGCAAGCTGGAGGAGGCGGGATATGTGGACCAGGACAAGCAATTCGTCGACCGGCGCCCCCATACACGGGTGCGCATGACGCCGGACGGACGCAAAGCCTGGATCGCCTATCTCGACGCCCTGCGGGAAATGCTCGGACAGGGGTGAGGGTTGCTTGCCCCCTGTTTTCCCGGAATGGGCGCAGCCCATGTCCGGGACCCATCCCCCATAGCGTCCAGCCGCCTCAACCGTTGATGCGATGGTGGATGGGTCCCGGCTTGGCTTTCAGCCAGCCGGGAAAACAGAAGAAGAAAGCGCCTCCTACCCCTTCAACACCTCTACCAGTGTCGCGCCCATGCGGGCCGGGCTGTCGGCCACAGTGATGCCGGCCGATTTCATCGCGTCGATCTTGTCGTCAGCACCGCCCTTGCCGCCCGCCACGATGGCACCGGCATGCCCCATGGTGCGGCCCGGCGGGGCGGTGCGCCCGGCGATGAAGCCGACCATGGGCTTCTTGCGGCCCTTCCTGGCTTCATCCTTGATGAACTGGGCGGCCTCTTCCTCGGCCGCGCCGCCGATCTCGCCGATCATGATGATCGACTGGGTGGCGTCATCGGCCAGGAACAGCTCCAGCATGTCGATGAATTCGGTGCCTTTCACCGGGTCGCCGCCAATGCCCACCGCCGTGGTCTGGCCGAGACCCACGCGGCTGGTCTGGAACACCGCTTCATAGGTGAGGGTGCCCGAGCGCGACACCACGCCCACGCTGCCCTTCTTGAAGATGGAGCCCGGCATGATGCCGATCTTGCACTCTTCGGGCGTCAGCACGCCGGGGCAGTTGGGCCCCAGAAGGCGCGAGGCGGAGCGGTCGAGACGCGCCTTCACCCGCACCATGTCCATCACTGGAATGCCTTCGGTGATGCAGGTAATCAGCTCAATGCCCGCATCGATCGCCTCGATGATGGCGTCGGCGGCGCCCGCGGGCGGGACATAGATCACCGAGGCGTCGGCCCCGGTGGCCTCGCGCCCTTCAGCGACGGAGGCGAAGATCGGCAGGGAGGCCGCGCCGTCCAGCCCGCTGGTCCAGCTCTCGCCGCCCTTCTTGGGATGCACGCCGCCCACCATGCGGGTGCCGTAATAGGCCAGCGCCTGTTCGGTGTGGAAGGTGCCGGTCTTGCCGGTCAGGCCCTGGACGAGGACTTTGGTGTTCTTGTTGACGAGAATGGACATGGGATTCCTTTGATACGCAGCGGTCAGATGAACGGGTTGATCACGGTCACATCGCCATAGGCCTGACCGTGATTGAGATCTTCGGAATAGACGGTCCTGGCGCCGAGCTTTTCTGCCGCGGCGAGGATGGCGGCGTCCCAGTAGCGGATCTGGTAGCGCTGGGCGAGCGCCATGGCGCGAAACACCAGCGGCGCATCAATCGGCTGGAACGGTTTTCGCGACAATTGGCGGACCCAGACTTCCGCTGTCTCCGGCGCCATGGGCGGTTTGCCCTTGCGCACCGCGTTGAAATAGAACTCGCCCAGTGTTTGCGCCGAAACGCCGAAATCCGTCGTCAGGAGGCCCTGCGCGATTGCATGCTTTTCCGGGGCGCTTCTCTGGGCGCCCGCTGCGTAGAGCAGGATGTTGGTGTCCAGAAACGTCTCAACGGTCAAAGCGCGGGCTTCCTGAATAGGTCTCGTCCCGGCTGGGCGTCCAGTCCCCCATGTCCCACGATCCTTCGCGCGACAGCTTCAAAAGCTCCTGCGTCACCGTGTCGCCTTCGCGCTCTTCCTGCACGACCCGTTCCAGATATTCGCGCACCATCGCATTGACCGTTGTGCGCCGCACGGCCGCGACCACGCGGGCGCGGTCCAGCAGATCATCGTCGATGGCGAGGGTGAGGTTCTTGGTCATGGGCGGCGAAATCCCACATAAATGTCCGCGCGCAGCGGACGATGGCGGCCCGCAGCGCGCTCATATCTGGCGACAATCTCGAGCAGCGCCTCGTCTGCCACGCCCGGATCAGCGTGCGCCTCGGCCATGGCGGAAAGCAGGTCCGCCGCCAGCGCGTCCACGCTCACGCCCATCGCCTCCGCCACGGGCCGGGCGCGGAGGATGATGGCGTCATCGATGGCAAGACTTTGGGTCAAGCGGCGCTCCACGGATTATGTGTAACACATAACCCGTGGACAGTCCGCGTTCAAGACCGAGACCGGGCGGACCAGGCGTGGAGCCCTACCCCCGCACCGCCTTCACGATCTTTTGCGCCGCGTCATCGAGATCGTCGGCGCTGGTGATGTCCAGCCCGCTCTCATTGAGAATCTTTTTGCCGAGCTCGACATTCGTGCCTTCCAGGCGCACCACCAGCGGCACTTTCAGGCCGACTTCCTTCACCGCGGCGACCACGCCCTCGGCGATGACGTCGCAGCGCATGATGCCGCCGAAGATATTGACCAGAATGCCTTTGACGTTTTCGTCGGCGGTGATGATCTTGAAGGCGTGGGTCACCTTCTCCTTGCTGGCGCCGCCGCCCACATCGAGGAAGTTGGCCGGCTCCGCGCCATAGAGCTTGATGATGTCCATGGTCGCCATGGCCAGGCCCGCGCCGTTGACCATGCAGCCGATCTCGCCATCGAGCGCGATGTAGGCAAGGTCGTATTTGGAGGCCTCGATCTCCTTGTCGTCCTCCTCGGTCAGGTCGCGCAGGGCGCGCACATCGTCGTGGCGGAACAGGGCGTTGCCGTCAAAGCTGACCTTGGCGTCCAGCACGCGCAGGCGACCGTTCTCCATAACGATGAGCGGGTTGATCTCCAGCATGCTCATGTCTTTTTCGGTGAAGGCCCGGTACAGGATCGGGGCCAGCGCCAGCATGTCCTCGCGCGCCGCACCGTCCAGATTCAGCGCCCGGGCGAGAGCGTCACCATCGGTTTCGGTGACGCCCGCTTGCGGGTCGATATTGACCGTGATGATCTTCTCCGGGGTGTGCTCGGCCACATCCTCGATGTCCATCCCGCCCTCGGTGGAGACCACGAAGGCCACCCGGCCGGTGTCGCGATTGACCAGCAGGGACAGGTAAAGCTCGCGCGCGATATCGGCGCCGTCCTCGATATACAGCCGGTTCACCTGACGGCCCGCCGGGCCGGTCTGGTGGGTGACCAGCGTATTGCCCAGCATCTCACGCGCATGGGCCTCCACATCGTCCTTGGTGAAGGCGAGCCGCACGCCGCCCTTGGCGTCGGCAGGCAGCTCCTTGAACTTGCCCTTACCGCGCCCGCCGGCGTGGATCTGGGATTTCACAACCCAGAGCGGACCGGGAAGCTGATCGGCAGCCTGACGCGCCTCTGCGACGGAAAACACAGCGATGCCGTCGGCGACGGGTGCGCCAAAGGATTTCAGCAGGGCCTTGGCCTGGTGCTCGTGGATGTTCATGGGGCCGGACACTCTTTGTCTTGGAGGAGAAATCGGAGGGTGCGGACGCGTTGTCCGCAACGGTGGAAATGCCGGTGGCGGTTATAACACCGCGGCCCGCGCTGGCAACGCACCTGTCTGTGACAGCGGTCAGCCGCGGGCGGGTGCCAGCCGCGTGCTGATGGCGCCAGCCGCCCAGCCCAGCCCACCCGCCAGCCCTGCGGTGAGGGCGAGCACCACCGGCAAGGGATCGCCCGCGCAGGCGCCCGAGGCGTTGCCCGCTTCACAGGCCTCCAGCGCGCGCTCGATCCCCGATGCCAGCGCCAGCGCCCCCAACTGCCCGGCCAGTACCGGCAGGCCGGTGCCCAGCAGCGTCCAGCCCAGCCAGGCGGTGAAGCTCAGGGCTTTCAGGCGCGCCCGCAGCCACAGCGCGGCACCCACGCCGAGCGCCGCCGGAACCACGATCGCCAGAATCGCCAGCACGGTCATGGCTGCGGGCCCGATGCGGGTACGGGCTCGGGTTCAGGCTCCGCGTCGGGCGTGTCGATCTCGGCCAGCTCTGCCGAGGTGGCGCTGAGATAGACGAAGGGCTCCCGCTCCTCCTCGCGCACCGGCTTGCGCACCGAGCGGCGCCACAGCATGCCGGCGGCCAGAATGGCACTGAACACGGCGGCGAACAGGAACAGGCCGCGCGCCCCCAGCGGCCCGGCATAGGCGATGCCGGACAGTATCGGGCCCAGCACTGCGCCTGCCGCCCAGACCAGCAGTGTGCCCGAGGCGATAGCGGGCAGGTCCTCCACCCGCGAGCGGTCGGCGGCATGGGCGACCCCCACCGCGTAATAGGCCAGACTCGATGCGCCCCACAGACCCGCCAGAACCGCCCCGCCAATCAGGCCGGGATTGAGCAGCACCGCCAGCAGGATCGCGAACAGGGCCGACAGGGCGGCCAGGCCGGCAATCACCAGGCGCCGGTCAAGCCGGTCGGAAATCCAGCCTGCCGGCCACTGCACCAGCATGGCGAGGGTATAGACCACCGCCAGCACAAGCGCCGCAGCCCCAGCGGGCGAGTCCGCCTGCAGGGTTTCAGCCCAGATCGGTATGAAGGCGAGCGTGCCGGTATTGACGATACCGGCAAAGAACACGGCCGCCGCGGCGGCCGGCGCGATGGTCAAAAGGCGCAGCGGCGACACCGTCGTCCCTGTAGGCAGGGCAGGCTGGCCGCGTCCGGTGAACACGATGGGGATCAGGGCCAGCGACAGGAAAATCCCGGCCACCACAAACGTGTCGCCCAGCATCAGCCCGCTCAGCGCAATCACGAAGGGCCCCAGGATCAGGCCGAAGCGCCCGACAATCTGATAGGCCGAGATCACCGTCCCGCGCCGTTCCGACGGGGTTGCATCGGCGATCCAGCTTTCGGCCACGGCGAAAATCCCGGCTGCGCAGATCCCGAAGGCAAAGCGCGACAGCAGCCACCAGATGAAATCGGAGCCCAGCGCCAGCGCCAGCGTCGTGGCCGCCGCGCCCCCGGCATAGGCCGCATAGGCGCGGATATGGCCGATGGAGCGGATAATGCCCGGTGCGGTGAACGCCCCGGCCATGAAGCCGGCGCTATAGCCCGCCACCACCGCGCCGATGGACAGGGCCGACCACTGGGCCGCGTTCATTACCAGCGGCAGGGCTACACCCAGCGCGCCCAGCGCCACCTGCAACAGCAAGGTGGCGGCCATGACGGTGGCGACATTGCGATAAATCATCATGGCGGGCGGAGCCTCGCTCGGGCGGTGCGAACAGACCGGGGCAACACATCACGGACCCCGCTGTGGCGCAACCCGCCGGGTCTGCCCGGCCTGCTGATCCCGGCTGCGCTTAACCCAGGCGCGCCAGGCGCGCGGCCATCCAGTCCAGTGAGGCGGGCCCGGCACCGCGCAGCGCCAGATACAGACCCAGCGCCCCCCACGCCAGCGTGGT contains:
- a CDS encoding PfkB family carbohydrate kinase, which translates into the protein MTRASRPLQPAPAKRDIGTVIVISSQLAGSPVGGSLSVRVLHGAGIETCLAPTVNFGRHPGLGPTGGAALPDADFASLLDALAATGVPGIARAILTGYMASPGQAEAAARFIAGARAQNPGLLVMVDPIMGDGTPDGRDDGLYVPRATAMGIATRLIPLADLITPNVFELAWLAGRPITTTQEAGTAARGLAPAALITSSPAGPDRLGVLVLEGSQPAVGFETARLGAGSRTPNGTGDLFAASALAARLSGASWAGAARTAAGRVSHVLSRTPAGAPALAISQDSLTDPAPFTPAPAGQTGRAGARRPAFAMGLDGCPGGWIGVMADMNGIEALRVGFFASFAEALDTGAQIIAVDMPIGLPERPEPDGLGGRACERAAKAMLGARRSSIFPTPLRAAFEGRTRAEADALNRAAGGKGVAAQSFALFKKILEIDAAMTPLLEGCVFETHPETTIAALTGAPAIHSKKTPEGRAERLALLAAHGLAANLFEPHPFRKAQAAPDDLIDAGLCLLTAQRIAAGAALYVPEDPPRDARGLRMAIWA
- a CDS encoding CoA ester lyase, with protein sequence MTGEPSSMLYPRRLRSALYTPGDRPRAIAKAAGLDADALILDLEDAVAPDRKAEARAAAPDAIAAFRQAGRYSVLRIHAPGDRETAADLPCVAAAQSDAVLVAKAEDCGALADLRSGLTSAGWCGRLWLMIETPRGVFLAEQLATAPGLAQALGVSVLVAGGNDLAEGLRLPAGSARRAGLVPHLARLVLAARAADLAVLDGVYNAHTDAAGFIEEAQEARALGFDGKTLIHPAQIDPCHAAFRPGADEIAHARAIIAAFDDPASAGRGAIAVDGVMAERLHLDAARALLAAAEPGEKG
- the arsC gene encoding arsenate reductase (glutaredoxin) (This arsenate reductase requires both glutathione and glutaredoxin to convert arsenate to arsenite, after which the efflux transporter formed by ArsA and ArsB can extrude the arsenite from the cell, providing resistance.), whose translation is MEIWHNPRCSKSREALALLRGTGIDPEVRLYLDRPPTVAELDSVIAALGLACAHDLIRTGEPDYKAAGLSRGCSDAELIAAMAAHPKLIERPILIDSGLAVIGRPPERVMELV
- the moeB gene encoding molybdopterin-synthase adenylyltransferase MoeB, whose product is MPVHSVRHARHILLKEIGGPGQQRLSRARIVIIGAGGLGAPAALYLAAAGVGAIRIAEPDVVSLDNLQRQILYRTQDVGRRKAERAAEALTDLDPSLDIDARVLAADDATLPGLLAGADLVLDGCDDFATRFAVNRAALAARIPLVSGAVGRWDGQVGVFAPHRAPDAPCYQCWVPDSPPDAETCAEAGIVGALTGVIGSLMALEAIKLITGAGEPLIGRLVIHDGLSGRARTVRLHRDPDCKACGAG
- a CDS encoding transcriptional regulator; translated protein: MGAFDPQGLDDVIHGKLRLAVMSYLSAVDDASFTELRERTGASDGNLSVQLRKLEEAGYVDQDKQFVDRRPHTRVRMTPDGRKAWIAYLDALREMLGQG
- the sucD gene encoding succinate--CoA ligase subunit alpha; translated protein: MSILVNKNTKVLVQGLTGKTGTFHTEQALAYYGTRMVGGVHPKKGGESWTSGLDGAASLPIFASVAEGREATGADASVIYVPPAGAADAIIEAIDAGIELITCITEGIPVMDMVRVKARLDRSASRLLGPNCPGVLTPEECKIGIMPGSIFKKGSVGVVSRSGTLTYEAVFQTSRVGLGQTTAVGIGGDPVKGTEFIDMLELFLADDATQSIIMIGEIGGAAEEEAAQFIKDEARKGRKKPMVGFIAGRTAPPGRTMGHAGAIVAGGKGGADDKIDAMKSAGITVADSPARMGATLVEVLKG
- a CDS encoding PIN domain-containing protein, producing MTVETFLDTNILLYAAGAQRSAPEKHAIAQGLLTTDFGVSAQTLGEFYFNAVRKGKPPMAPETAEVWVRQLSRKPFQPIDAPLVFRAMALAQRYQIRYWDAAILAAAEKLGARTVYSEDLNHGQAYGDVTVINPFI
- a CDS encoding DUF6364 family protein — translated: MTKNLTLAIDDDLLDRARVVAAVRRTTVNAMVREYLERVVQEEREGDTVTQELLKLSREGSWDMGDWTPSRDETYSGSPRFDR
- the sucC gene encoding ADP-forming succinate--CoA ligase subunit beta, which gives rise to MNIHEHQAKALLKSFGAPVADGIAVFSVAEARQAADQLPGPLWVVKSQIHAGGRGKGKFKELPADAKGGVRLAFTKDDVEAHAREMLGNTLVTHQTGPAGRQVNRLYIEDGADIARELYLSLLVNRDTGRVAFVVSTEGGMDIEDVAEHTPEKIITVNIDPQAGVTETDGDALARALNLDGAAREDMLALAPILYRAFTEKDMSMLEINPLIVMENGRLRVLDAKVSFDGNALFRHDDVRALRDLTEEDDKEIEASKYDLAYIALDGEIGCMVNGAGLAMATMDIIKLYGAEPANFLDVGGGASKEKVTHAFKIITADENVKGILVNIFGGIMRCDVIAEGVVAAVKEVGLKVPLVVRLEGTNVELGKKILNESGLDITSADDLDDAAQKIVKAVRG
- a CDS encoding MFS transporter, coding for MMIYRNVATVMAATLLLQVALGALGVALPLVMNAAQWSALSIGAVVAGYSAGFMAGAFTAPGIIRSIGHIRAYAAYAGGAAATTLALALGSDFIWWLLSRFAFGICAAGIFAVAESWIADATPSERRGTVISAYQIVGRFGLILGPFVIALSGLMLGDTFVVAGIFLSLALIPIVFTGRGQPALPTGTTVSPLRLLTIAPAAAAAVFFAGIVNTGTLAFIPIWAETLQADSPAGAAALVLAVVYTLAMLVQWPAGWISDRLDRRLVIAGLAALSALFAILLAVLLNPGLIGGAVLAGLWGASSLAYYAVGVAHAADRSRVEDLPAIASGTLLVWAAGAVLGPILSGIAYAGPLGARGLFLFAAVFSAILAAGMLWRRSVRKPVREEEREPFVYLSATSAELAEIDTPDAEPEPEPVPASGPQP